One genomic region from Thunnus maccoyii chromosome 16, fThuMac1.1, whole genome shotgun sequence encodes:
- the brms1la gene encoding breast cancer metastasis-suppressor 1-like protein-A, translated as MPVHRDREKKESTAEEMEVEEHEQEASSSEEEDSDTSSVSEDGDSSEMDEEDCERRRMECLDEMSNLEKQFTDLKDQLYRERLSQVNSKLAEVEAGRAAEYLEPLAVLLENMQVRTKVAGIYRELCLESVKNKYQCEIQAASQHWESEKLLLFDTVQSELEEKIRRLEEDRHSIDITSELWNDELSGRKKRRDALSPDKKRRRPSVVSGPYIVYMLPDLDILEDWTAIRKAVATLGPHRGKADSDSSVFPFRPDRNRPILNC; from the exons ATGCCGGTGCACCGAGACCgggagaagaaggagagcacagcagaggagatggaggtggaggaaCATGAGCAGGAGGCATCCAGCTCAGAGGAGGAAGATTCGGACACCTCCTCTGTCTCAGAAGACGGAGACAGCTCTG AAATGGATGAGGAGGACTGTGAGCGGAGGAGGATGGAGTGTTTGGATGAAATGTCCAACCTGGAGAAACAGTTCACTGATCTCAAAGACCA gcTGTATCGGGAACGTCTCAGTCAGGTGAACAGTAAGCTGGCAGAGGTGGAGGCTGGTCGGGCAGCGGAATATCTGGAGCCTCTGGCAGTACTGCTGGAGAACATGCAGGTCCGCACCAAGGTGGCAG GTATCTACAGGGAGTTGTGTTTGGAGTCTGTGAAGAACAAATATCAGTGTGAGATCCAGGCAGCATCCCAGCACTGggag agtgagaagctgctgctgtttgatacAGTTCAGAGTGAACTGGAGGAGAAAATAAGAAGACTGGAGGAAGACAGACACAGCATAGACATTACATCAG AACTGTGGAATGATGAGTTGtcagggaggaagaagaggagagatgcTTTAAGTCCAGATAAGAAGAGGAGACGACCTTCAGTGGTGTCTG GTCCATATATTGTCTACATGCTGCCTGACTTGGATATCCTGGAGGACTGGACAGCTATCAGAAAG GCTGTGGCTACGCTGGGTCCTCACAGAGGGAAGGCCGACTCCGACAGCTCCGTGTTTCCATTCAGACCAGACAGAAACAGACCCATTCTCAACTGCTGA